The following proteins are co-located in the Macadamia integrifolia cultivar HAES 741 chromosome 3, SCU_Mint_v3, whole genome shotgun sequence genome:
- the LOC122072588 gene encoding uncharacterized protein LOC122072588: MVKISSDCPYPGCFFCVMKEGNPNKRRTSILKFFRELPSQDDDGQVLPISGLWNTAMAHPNDPEFIDLGIFECMAALIWKGLKKRHWLSHDQNIYIPYYAAHIIGSYTMNMEEFAQRSVHAGVIPPLVELLRGRLTWVEQRVAVRAIGHLATYPSTFPTVANHGEILELAIQLAMSSLEIVYSHFYQYVDRRLSYHCDLLTRGMGGVEMESRKAEEWASQLQCWSLQLINCFAFKPEFLSVICKPEFLTKLPGMWGGLVNENSPAGIGLLRTICHHKLGRGPVSNCPGIIEALCNIARSSDDWQNMAIDCLLWLIQDQSTCHKVIDKAVPALVDLAELSTLGDHKKLGDSIVSALQDCLQAQGTGRHSISSHSKEQIEELLNSRQRLKWEKSIPKEDLRIKQAAALVVKLEGNSLFSSGNISGAATKYSEALALCPMRSKKERVVLYSNRAQCRLLLQQPWEAISDATHALCLHNPPNRHAKSLWRRAQAYDMLGLAKESLLDAILFINECSQSNDPDLSMRQNKVPDYAERLVKKQMRAAWLFRDAAIKHGGVHCEGDAGGIYGQDADDSEWETASESDIGNDGRAAMGDDDSEWKDDDERKDRYDKPLLKGTVIENFLHSFINQLRWQMPSKKEMSRCIVYMLI; encoded by the exons ATGGTAAAGATATCATCTGACTGTCCATACCCAGGTTGCTTCTTCTGTGTCATGAAGGAAGGAAATCCAAATAAACGCCGAACAAGCATACTGAAATTCTTCAGAGAGCTACCTTCTCAGGATGATGATGGTCAGGTGCTTCCAATTAGTGGCCTCTGGAATACTGCAATGGCACATCCAAATGACCCTGAGTTCATTGACTTGGGAATATTTGAATGCATGGCTGCACTTATATGGAAGGGTTTAAAGAAACGACACTGGCTGTCTCATGATCAAAATATATACATCCCTTACTATGCCGCACACATCATTGGATCTTACACCATGAATATGGAGGAGTTTGCACAACGTTCCGTACATGCTGGAGTAATTCCTCCCTTGGTTGAACTTTTGAGAGGGAGGTTAACCTGGGTGGAACAAAGAGTTGCAGTACGAGCCATAGGACACCTGGCTACATATCCCAGCACTTTTCCTACAGTGGCAAATCATGGGGAAATCCTTGAACTTGCCATTCAGCTGGCAATGAGCTCGCTAGAAATTGTTTATTCTCATTTCTACCAATATGTGGACAGAAGACTGAGTTATCATTGCGATCTACTTACGCGTGGCATGGGTGGTGTGGAAATGGAATCAAGGAAGGCAGAGGAATGGGCCAGTCAGTTACAGTGCTGGTCTCTTCAGCTTATAAATTGCTTTGCTTTCAAACCAGAATTTCTCTCTGTTATATGCAAGCCTGAATTTTTGACCAAACTCCCTGGGATGTGGGGTGGACTAGTCAATGAAAATTCACCTGCCGGTATTGGTTTATTGCGAACAATTTGTCACCATAAGCTTGGCAGGGGACCTGTTTCGAACTGTCCAGGTATTATTGAAGCATTGTGTAATATTGCCCGCTCTTCTGATGACTGGCAGAATATGGCTATTGACTGTCTTCTTTGGTTGATtcaggatcaaagtacttgCCATAAA GTCATTGATAAGGCCGTACCTGCACTAGTAGACCTGGCAGAACTGTCAACACTGGGGGACCACAAAAAGCTTGGGGATTCAATTGTTAGTGCTCTCCAAGATTGTCTCCAAGCACAAGGAACAGGACGGCACTCCATTAGTAGCCACTCAAAAGAACAGATTGAAGAATTGCTGAATTCTAGACAGAGATTGAAATGGGAGAAGAGCATACCAAAGGAGGATCTCCGTATCAAACAGGCAGCAGCACTAGTTGTCAAGCTCGAAGGcaattcacttttctcttcgGGAAACATATCTGGAGCTGCAACAAAGTACTCTGAGGCATTGGCATTGTGTCCAATgagatccaaaaaagagagggtAGTATTGTACAGTAATCGAGCTCAGTGTCGTCTTCTGTTGCAACAACCCTGGGAAGCCATAAGTGATGCTACACATGCACTTTGCCTCCATAACCCTCCTAATCGCCATGCCAAGAGTCTGTGGAGAAGAGCTCAGGCATATGATATGCTTGGTTTAGCAAAAGAAAGCCTTTTAGATGCCATTCTCTTCATAAATGAATGTTCCCAATCAAATGATCCTGACCTTTCCATGAGGCAAAATAAGGTTCCTGACTATGCAGAGCGGTTAGTTAAGAAGCAAATGCGAGCAGCATGGTTATTTAGAGATGCAGCTATCAAGCATGGGGGAGTCCATTGTGAAGGTGATGCAGGTGGCATCTATGGCCAGGATGCTGATGATTCTGAGTGGGAAACAGCAAGTGAAAGTGACATAGGAAATGATGGAAGGGCAGCAATGGGTGATGACGACAGTGAATGgaaagatgatgatgaaagaAAAGATAGATATGACAAGCCTTTGCTAAAAGGTACAGTTATTGAAAACTTCCTTCATTCTTTCATAAATCAGTTGAGATGGCAAATGCCATCTAAGAAAGAAATGTCAAGATGCATTGTGTACATGCTTATATAA